One Lottiidibacillus patelloidae DNA segment encodes these proteins:
- a CDS encoding YqzE family protein, with product MSTNDYVKFVTQQIVSYIDQPKVQRKAEKKAKKENKPSLKYHWFGMIPLALSLMFKKK from the coding sequence ATGTCAACAAATGATTACGTGAAGTTCGTTACACAACAAATTGTGAGTTATATAGATCAACCAAAAGTACAAAGAAAAGCAGAGAAAAAAGCGAAAAAAGAAAATAAACCATCTTTAAAATATCATTGGTTTGGGATGATCCCACTTGCACTTTCGCTCATGTTCAAGAAAAAATAA
- a CDS encoding YqhG family protein, translating to MQQEKIYNYLERFFTSTDCAIVDKNDSYMTVQLSIEMDKMLMNRPFYWHYLEKTGGNPNPMKLTLVTDNKNAPEGINGEFIHFGSPRLHQIFKAAKEMGGYIRLYENIKGELKTPLHPWIEVNAKISYICDRRKDNIISLGLNLINGSIVEEFHHKITDLSLTPKIPDFCFTLAPLIKHQSGLNRLKKVITEMIENDDLSWVESAKERWNEDQQLLNHFYEDVEEKPETFYNEKSAIKEQYEPRINVEVINGGLFYLSPNAIK from the coding sequence ATGCAGCAGGAAAAAATTTATAATTATTTAGAACGTTTTTTCACAAGTACGGATTGTGCCATCGTCGATAAAAATGACAGTTATATGACAGTACAGCTTTCTATTGAAATGGATAAAATGTTAATGAATCGTCCTTTTTATTGGCATTACCTTGAAAAAACGGGTGGTAATCCGAATCCAATGAAATTGACATTAGTAACTGACAACAAAAACGCTCCTGAAGGAATAAATGGTGAGTTTATTCACTTTGGTTCACCAAGACTTCATCAAATATTTAAAGCAGCAAAAGAAATGGGTGGCTATATCCGTTTATACGAGAATATTAAAGGGGAACTAAAAACCCCTTTACACCCTTGGATTGAAGTAAACGCAAAAATCTCCTATATTTGTGATCGCAGGAAGGACAATATTATTTCGCTAGGATTAAATTTAATTAACGGAAGCATTGTCGAAGAATTCCATCATAAAATTACTGATTTATCATTAACCCCAAAAATTCCTGATTTCTGTTTTACACTAGCACCTTTAATTAAGCATCAAAGCGGTTTAAATCGGTTGAAAAAGGTTATTACAGAGATGATTGAAAATGATGACTTAAGCTGGGTAGAAAGTGCCAAAGAACGTTGGAATGAAGATCAACAATTATTAAATCATTTTTATGAAGATGTGGAAGAAAAACCGGAAACGTTTTATAACGAGAAATCTGCTATTAAAGAGCAATATGAACCGCGGATCAATGTTGAAGTAATTAACGGTGGGTTGTTTTATTTATCTCCAAATGCAATAAAATAA
- a CDS encoding DEAD/DEAH box helicase has translation MMVDISFDSSWEENLLSKIEQDGPWTSWELYNLALETEEQTSISDFYGLLAPEYLANFQPLPHQLEVAKTVCEKMNGKAILADEVGLGKTIEAGLILKEYMIRGLAKKILILVPASLVMQWCSELNDKFHIPAIPQKKSYVWEQCDVVVSSIDTAKRNPHRDIILQQDYDFIIIDEAHKLKNKKTKNYEFIQQLKKKFCLLLTATPVQNKMEEIFNLVSLLKPGHLGNEEKFEELFANKQSSEDSDSQLRQLINKVMVRNRREDTGIEWTKRVVKTVPIEFNNEERLLYDAISKYRRNQENFGGSFSTITLQREVCSSREAAYLTLKNMLEKRELNEAAQGEILELIKMIENVSRNSKAEKALELIQNINDKVIIFTEYRATQYYLQWYLKQHGISSVPFRGGFKRSKKDWMRQLFKDHAQVLIATEAGGEGINLQFCHHVINYDLPWNPMRLEQRIGRIHRLGQEKDVHIYNFATKDTVEEHVLKLLYEKINMFERVIGNLDEILTKIKIGNIEMHIKEIFDTSDSSGEIKIKMDNLTSILHEDTNQLTEEMPYAAGKNL, from the coding sequence GTGATGGTCGACATTTCGTTTGATTCATCTTGGGAAGAAAATCTTTTATCAAAAATTGAACAAGATGGCCCGTGGACTTCATGGGAATTGTATAATCTCGCACTCGAAACAGAGGAGCAAACAAGCATTTCTGATTTTTATGGTTTACTAGCACCAGAATATTTAGCAAACTTTCAACCACTTCCACACCAACTTGAAGTAGCAAAAACCGTTTGTGAAAAAATGAACGGAAAAGCAATCTTAGCTGATGAAGTTGGTTTAGGAAAAACAATTGAAGCTGGATTAATCTTAAAAGAATATATGATTCGTGGATTAGCCAAGAAAATACTAATTTTAGTACCTGCTTCTTTAGTTATGCAATGGTGTAGTGAATTAAATGATAAATTTCACATTCCGGCAATTCCTCAAAAGAAGTCTTACGTTTGGGAGCAATGTGATGTAGTAGTCTCTTCAATTGATACAGCAAAACGGAATCCACACCGTGACATTATTTTGCAACAAGATTATGACTTTATCATTATTGATGAGGCTCATAAGTTAAAAAATAAAAAAACGAAAAACTATGAATTTATCCAACAATTAAAAAAGAAGTTTTGTTTATTGTTAACTGCAACACCTGTACAAAATAAAATGGAAGAGATTTTCAACTTAGTTTCTTTATTAAAGCCAGGACATTTAGGTAATGAAGAGAAGTTTGAAGAACTATTTGCAAATAAACAAAGTTCAGAAGATAGTGATTCACAGTTAAGGCAGTTAATAAATAAAGTGATGGTTCGGAATAGACGAGAAGATACTGGTATTGAATGGACGAAACGAGTTGTTAAAACTGTCCCTATTGAATTTAATAATGAGGAAAGACTATTATATGATGCTATTTCAAAATACCGGAGAAATCAAGAAAATTTCGGCGGATCATTTTCAACGATTACACTGCAGCGCGAAGTTTGTAGTAGTAGAGAAGCTGCTTATTTAACATTAAAAAATATGTTAGAGAAGCGAGAGCTAAATGAAGCTGCACAAGGAGAAATACTCGAACTTATCAAGATGATTGAAAATGTTAGTCGCAATTCAAAAGCTGAAAAAGCATTGGAACTTATTCAGAACATTAATGATAAAGTCATTATCTTTACTGAATACCGTGCAACTCAATATTACTTACAATGGTACTTAAAGCAACACGGGATATCGTCCGTTCCTTTTCGTGGTGGCTTTAAAAGAAGTAAAAAGGATTGGATGAGACAATTATTTAAAGACCATGCGCAAGTTCTAATAGCAACGGAAGCTGGCGGTGAAGGTATCAACTTACAATTTTGCCATCATGTCATTAACTATGACTTACCTTGGAATCCGATGCGCTTAGAACAACGAATTGGTAGAATCCATCGTCTTGGACAAGAAAAGGATGTACACATTTATAATTTTGCAACAAAAGATACTGTTGAAGAACACGTTTTAAAACTTCTTTATGAAAAGATTAATATGTTTGAGCGTGTAATCGGAAATCTCGATGAAATACTTACAAAAATCAAAATCGGAAATATTGAAATGCATATTAAAGAGATTTTTGATACATCAGATAGCTCTGGCGAAATAAAAATTAAAATGGATAATCTAACTTCTATTTTACATGAGGATACTAATCAACTGACTGAGGAGATGCCTTATGCAGCAGGAAAAAATTTATAA
- a CDS encoding DUF3888 domain-containing protein yields MEENQANIKEKVPIYYTPEDVLIALLSPKLHEIVKEHYGKKTTVEVYNIVDISLIHSTTTTLGGWFEIELMLRVGELENTTYDIVTLKITAPNTRPENRKTIREVNDIKVDLVEYKKIKRKND; encoded by the coding sequence ATGGAAGAGAATCAGGCAAATATAAAAGAAAAAGTTCCTATTTACTACACACCAGAAGATGTTTTAATTGCTTTATTATCACCAAAACTGCATGAAATAGTTAAAGAACACTATGGAAAAAAGACAACAGTTGAGGTTTATAACATTGTTGATATTTCATTAATACATTCGACAACTACAACATTAGGTGGTTGGTTTGAGATTGAATTAATGTTACGTGTTGGTGAACTTGAAAACACTACATACGATATAGTTACGCTTAAAATTACCGCTCCAAATACTCGTCCCGAAAATAGAAAGACCATTAGAGAGGTTAATGATATTAAAGTAGATTTAGTAGAATATAAGAAAATTAAAAGGAAGAATGATTAA
- the gcvPB gene encoding aminomethyl-transferring glycine dehydrogenase subunit GcvPB encodes MHKKDQPLIFELSKEGRGGYSLPVMDIPTENIDDLLPSEYIREEAPELPEVDELQIMRHYTALSNRNHGVDSGFYPLGSCTMKYNPKVNEFVARIPGFAHIHPSQPVETVQGALELMHELQTSLEEITGMDTVTLQPAAGAHGEWTGLMMIRAYHEANGDDKRTKVIVPDSAHGTNPASATVAGFDTITVKSNEQGLVDLEDLRRVVGEDTAALMLTNPNTLGLFEENILEMAKIVHEAGGKLYYDGANMNAILGTARPGDMGFDVVHLNLHKTFTGPHGGGGPGSGPVGVAKDLVPYLPKPVVIKRDGMYLLDHDRPQSIGRVKPYFGNFGINVRAYTYIRTMGPDGLKLVSDYAVLNANYMFARLKPFYDAPFDRYCKHEFVLSGRRQKKLGVRTLDIAKRLLDFGYHPPTIYFPLNVEECIMIEPTETEAKETLDEFCDAMIQIAKEAEETPEIVQEAPHNTVVSRMDETLAARKPILRYQKEAQ; translated from the coding sequence ATGCATAAAAAAGATCAACCACTCATTTTTGAACTTAGCAAAGAAGGCCGTGGAGGATACAGCCTTCCTGTAATGGATATCCCTACTGAAAATATTGATGACTTATTACCAAGTGAATACATTCGCGAGGAAGCGCCTGAACTTCCTGAAGTGGACGAATTACAAATCATGCGTCATTACACTGCTTTATCTAACCGTAACCATGGTGTTGACTCAGGATTCTATCCTTTAGGGTCTTGTACGATGAAATACAATCCAAAAGTAAATGAATTTGTTGCTCGTATCCCAGGATTTGCACACATTCACCCTTCACAACCAGTTGAAACAGTGCAAGGTGCATTAGAGTTAATGCATGAATTGCAAACGTCTCTTGAAGAGATAACTGGTATGGATACGGTAACACTTCAACCTGCAGCTGGTGCCCATGGAGAGTGGACTGGATTAATGATGATCCGTGCTTACCATGAAGCAAATGGTGATGATAAGCGAACAAAGGTAATCGTACCAGATTCAGCACACGGGACAAACCCAGCATCTGCAACTGTAGCAGGATTTGACACAATCACAGTTAAATCGAATGAACAAGGACTAGTTGACTTAGAAGATTTACGACGTGTAGTTGGGGAAGATACTGCAGCATTAATGCTTACGAATCCGAACACATTAGGGTTGTTCGAAGAAAATATTTTAGAAATGGCAAAAATCGTTCACGAAGCTGGCGGTAAGCTTTACTATGACGGAGCGAATATGAATGCAATTTTAGGAACAGCTCGTCCTGGAGATATGGGCTTTGATGTCGTTCACTTAAATCTTCATAAAACATTTACTGGCCCTCACGGTGGTGGTGGACCTGGTTCAGGACCTGTAGGAGTAGCAAAAGACTTAGTTCCTTACTTACCGAAACCAGTTGTAATAAAGCGAGATGGTATGTACTTATTAGATCATGACCGTCCACAATCGATCGGCCGAGTAAAACCTTATTTCGGAAACTTTGGCATTAACGTTCGTGCCTACACGTACATTCGTACAATGGGTCCTGATGGACTTAAGTTAGTATCTGATTATGCAGTATTAAATGCAAACTACATGTTTGCACGTTTAAAGCCATTCTATGATGCGCCATTTGACCGTTATTGCAAGCATGAGTTTGTATTAAGTGGAAGACGTCAAAAGAAGCTTGGCGTTCGTACGCTTGATATTGCAAAACGCTTACTTGATTTTGGTTACCATCCGCCAACAATCTACTTCCCACTAAATGTTGAGGAATGTATTATGATTGAGCCAACGGAAACAGAGGCAAAAGAAACGTTAGACGAATTCTGTGACGCGATGATTCAAATTGCGAAAGAAGCGGAAGAAACACCAGAGATCGTACAAGAAGCACCTCACAATACAGTTGTTTCTCGTATGGATGAAACATTAGCTGCAAGAAAGCCGATATTACGTTATCAAAAAGAAGCACAATAG
- the gcvPA gene encoding aminomethyl-transferring glycine dehydrogenase subunit GcvPA produces the protein MKHRYLPMTETDEKQMLETIGANSIDELFSDIPKEVKFKGSLNIREAASESDLIKELSALANKNVNTKEYASFLGAGVYDHYIPTIVDHVISRSEFYTAYTPYQPEISQGELQAIFEFQSMICELTGMEVANSSMYDGGTALAEAASLSYGHTRKTKIIVSKGVNPQSRAVLKTYAKGFNLEVVEIDTPNGMTDIEQLKAEVDDNTASVIIQYPNFFGQVEPLKELEEIIHAQKALFVVSSNPLALGLLQPPGKFGADICIGDAQPFGIPAQYGGPHCGYFAVSKKLMRKVPGRLVGQTKDENGVRGFVLTLQAREQHIRREKATSNICSNQALNALAASVAMTAIGKRGVREMAAQNIQRANYAKKKLQEHGIPAIFNGPSFNEFVVKLNAPIEEVNKKLLEKGIIGGYNVGNDYPELENHMLIAVTELRTKEEIDTLAKELGDYNA, from the coding sequence ATGAAGCATCGTTATTTACCAATGACAGAAACTGACGAAAAACAAATGCTAGAAACAATTGGAGCTAATTCAATTGATGAACTATTTTCAGATATTCCTAAAGAGGTAAAATTTAAAGGGAGTCTTAATATTAGAGAAGCTGCATCTGAAAGTGATTTAATTAAAGAACTTTCTGCACTTGCTAATAAAAACGTAAATACGAAAGAGTATGCATCATTTTTAGGTGCGGGAGTTTACGATCATTACATCCCAACGATTGTTGATCACGTAATCTCAAGATCAGAATTTTATACAGCTTATACGCCTTACCAACCTGAAATTTCACAAGGGGAATTACAAGCAATTTTTGAATTCCAATCGATGATTTGTGAATTGACTGGAATGGAAGTTGCAAACTCTTCTATGTATGATGGGGGAACAGCTTTAGCTGAAGCAGCGTCTTTAAGCTATGGTCATACAAGAAAAACGAAAATTATCGTATCTAAAGGGGTCAACCCACAATCAAGAGCAGTGCTTAAAACATATGCAAAAGGTTTTAACCTTGAAGTGGTGGAAATTGATACTCCAAATGGAATGACTGATATAGAGCAGCTAAAAGCAGAAGTGGATGATAATACAGCTAGTGTAATCATTCAATACCCTAACTTCTTTGGTCAAGTTGAACCATTGAAAGAATTAGAAGAAATCATTCACGCGCAAAAAGCTTTATTCGTTGTTTCAAGTAATCCTTTAGCTTTAGGGCTATTACAGCCACCTGGTAAGTTCGGTGCAGATATTTGTATCGGTGATGCACAACCATTTGGTATTCCTGCACAATACGGTGGACCTCATTGTGGTTACTTTGCCGTTTCTAAAAAATTAATGCGTAAAGTTCCTGGCCGTTTAGTTGGGCAAACAAAAGATGAAAATGGCGTACGTGGATTTGTTTTAACGCTTCAAGCACGTGAGCAACATATTCGTCGTGAAAAAGCTACTTCGAATATCTGTTCAAACCAAGCGTTAAATGCGTTAGCAGCTTCTGTCGCAATGACAGCTATTGGTAAACGTGGCGTAAGAGAAATGGCAGCGCAAAACATTCAACGTGCAAATTATGCGAAAAAGAAATTACAAGAGCATGGTATCCCTGCTATCTTTAACGGACCAAGCTTTAATGAGTTTGTCGTAAAATTAAATGCTCCGATTGAAGAGGTAAATAAGAAGCTACTTGAAAAAGGTATTATTGGTGGTTACAACGTAGGTAATGATTACCCTGAGTTAGAGAACCATATGCTAATTGCAGTAACTGAACTTCGTACGAAGGAAGAAATAGATACACTTGCGAAAGAATTGGGGGATTACAATGCATAA
- the gcvT gene encoding glycine cleavage system aminomethyltransferase GcvT yields the protein MSDLMRTPLFNVYKEYGGKTIDFGGWDLPVQFSSIKEEHEAVRSAAGLFDVSHMGEIEVKGPEALTYLQKMMTNDVSKLKDGGAQYTAMCYENGGTVDDLLVYRKSENDYLLVVNAANIAKDFDWLQSHVTEDVTVTNVSDNVAQLALQGPKAEQTLQKLTDYDLSTIRFFKFAEGVEIAGKKALVSRTGYTGEDGFEIYCNNEDAIALWNAILEAGKEDGVLPIGLGARDTLRFEANLALYGQELSANISPLEAGIGFAVKVDKEIPFIGQEVLKKQKEEGTPRKIVGLEMIEKGIPRTGYEVFVNGEKIGEVTTGTQSPTLGKNIGLAIIDSKHAELDNEVEVQVRKRRLKAKIVPTPFYKRPRN from the coding sequence ATGTCAGATTTAATGCGCACACCTTTATTTAATGTTTATAAAGAGTACGGTGGAAAAACAATAGATTTTGGTGGATGGGATTTACCAGTTCAATTTTCTAGTATTAAAGAAGAGCATGAAGCTGTACGAAGCGCAGCGGGACTTTTTGATGTTTCACATATGGGTGAAATTGAAGTCAAAGGACCTGAAGCACTTACATATTTACAAAAGATGATGACAAACGATGTTTCTAAGCTAAAAGATGGCGGTGCACAATACACTGCGATGTGCTATGAAAATGGTGGGACTGTCGATGACCTCCTAGTATATAGAAAATCTGAGAATGATTATTTATTAGTTGTAAATGCAGCTAATATTGCCAAAGATTTTGATTGGTTACAATCACATGTGACGGAAGATGTAACCGTTACCAATGTTTCTGATAACGTAGCTCAATTAGCTTTACAAGGTCCGAAAGCCGAACAGACTTTGCAAAAGCTAACAGACTATGATTTAAGCACTATCCGTTTCTTTAAATTTGCTGAAGGTGTAGAAATTGCTGGTAAGAAAGCACTGGTTTCTCGCACTGGATACACTGGGGAAGATGGGTTTGAAATTTATTGTAATAACGAAGACGCAATTGCTCTTTGGAACGCTATTCTTGAAGCTGGTAAAGAAGATGGAGTGCTTCCAATCGGTTTAGGTGCACGTGATACACTTCGCTTTGAAGCGAATTTAGCTCTTTACGGACAAGAATTGTCTGCGAACATCTCGCCTCTTGAAGCGGGAATTGGTTTTGCTGTAAAGGTAGATAAAGAAATACCTTTCATCGGTCAAGAAGTGCTAAAAAAGCAAAAAGAAGAAGGAACACCGCGTAAAATCGTCGGTCTTGAAATGATTGAAAAAGGTATTCCGAGAACTGGTTATGAAGTATTTGTTAATGGTGAAAAGATTGGTGAAGTAACAACTGGTACACAATCACCGACGTTAGGAAAGAACATCGGACTTGCTATAATCGATAGCAAGCATGCTGAGTTAGATAACGAAGTAGAAGTACAAGTACGTAAACGTCGCTTAAAAGCAAAAATTGTTCCAACACCATTTTATAAAAGACCACGCAACTAA
- a CDS encoding rhodanese-like domain-containing protein produces MLEWIIAIIVGLLVYFLITKVIFKPRYLQTLTEDEFKENLRKVQLIDVREPQEYEAGHILGARNIPLSQLKMRLIELRKDKPVYLYCASGNRSMRAAALLKRNGYETLCHLQGGFRKWTGKIKKK; encoded by the coding sequence ATGTTAGAATGGATCATTGCTATTATCGTCGGTTTACTAGTATATTTTCTAATTACAAAAGTTATTTTTAAACCACGTTATTTGCAAACATTAACAGAAGATGAATTTAAAGAAAACTTAAGAAAAGTACAGCTAATTGATGTACGTGAGCCACAAGAATATGAAGCAGGTCATATTTTAGGCGCAAGAAACATCCCTTTATCACAATTAAAAATGCGATTAATTGAATTAAGAAAAGACAAGCCTGTTTACTTGTATTGCGCAAGCGGTAATCGCAGTATGCGAGCAGCAGCACTTTTAAAGCGTAACGGCTATGAGACGCTTTGCCACTTACAAGGTGGTTTTAGAAAATGGACAGGAAAAATTAAAAAGAAATAA